The sequence below is a genomic window from Sorangiineae bacterium MSr12523.
TTCCATGCCGACGTGCAAAGTATGCGAGAACGAAGTCGACCAGCTGGTGAGCGTCAAGGTCGCGGGAAAAAGCAAGAAGATGTGTGAAGACTGCGCGGACCGCGCCCGCGAGGAGGCCGAAGTCGCCGAGGCCAGCGAGTCCGTCGTGCAAAACATGATGGGCTTCAAAGGCAGGCGTTAAATCTCTCTTCCCGTCCACGTACACGTTCCCGTCCCCGTTCCCGAGCTCTTCTTCGGGATCGTGTACGGGAACGGGCACGGGAACGTGTACGGGAAGAGAAGATCGGATCCTATTACTGATTCTTGTTCATCACGTGGATGGCGTGGCCGAGCGCGTGCTGCGCCGCCTCCATCATGGCCTCGCCCAAGGTCGGGTGCGGGTGCACCGTCAGGCCGAGATCCTCGAGGAAGGAGTGCATCTCCAGGGCGAGCATGCCCTCGCTAATCAGGTTGCTCGCCTCCGGCCCGACGATGTGAACGCCGAGCAGCTCGTGGCTCTTCTTGTCGGCGACGACCTTGATGAAGCCCTCGGTCTCGTTGATGGCCATGGCCTTGCCGAGCGCGGTGAAGGGGAATTTGCCCACGCGCACGTCGATGCCGCGCTCCTTGGCCTGGGCCTCGGAGAGACCGCCGGTGGCGATTTCCGGATCGGTGAAGATGACACCCGGAATGGAGACCCAGTCCTTCGCCGCCTTGTGGCCGGCGATGATCTCGGCGACGACCTCGCCCTCCTTCGTGGCCTTGTGCGCGAGCATCGGCTGCCCGGACACGTCGCCCACGGAGTAGATCGACGGGATGTTCGTGCGGCCGTTCAAGTCCGACGGGACGAAGCCCTTGTCGGTCTTGACGCCCAGCTCCTCGAGGCCGAAGCCTGCGCTGTTCGGGCGCATGCCCACGGCCACGAGCACCGTGTCGACGACCAAGGTGTCGTGCTTGCCGTCGCCCAGGTCCACCTTCACGGCGAGTGAGCCGTCTTTGTTCTTCTCGTAACCGAGCGCCTTGGCGTTCTTGAAGATCTTCGCGCCGTGCTTCACGAGCTTGCGTTCGACCACCGCGGTGAGCTCCGGATCCGTGCCCGGGAGCAGGGTCGGCGTGGCCTCCACGACGGTGAGCTCCGAGCCCAGTTTCTGGTACACGGTGCCCAGCTCCAGGCCGATGACGCCGCCGCCGATGACCAGGAGGCGCTTGGGCACTTCCCTGAGGCTCACGGCTTCCTTGGCGCCGATGATCTGCTTGCCGTCGAACTTGAACGAGGGAAGCTCGATGGTCGTGGAGCCGGTGGCCACGACGATGGCGCGCGCATCGATGGTCTCTTTCTGACCTTCGCGCGTGGTGATTTCCACCGTGTTCGGTCCGGTGATGCGGGCGGTGCCGACGATGAGCTCGGCCCCGTTCGTCTTGAGCAGGGTGCGGACGCCGCCGGTGAGCTTCTTGACGATGCCGCCCTTCCAGTCCTGCATCTTCGGCACGTCGACGCGGACGTTGTCGGCCAAAAGGCCCATCACGGCGCCGTTCTTGGCCTTTTCGTACGTGTGGCTCGCGGAGATGAGGGCCTTCGACGGGATGCACCCCCAATTGAGGCACACGCCTCCCACTTCGTCTTTTTCGACGATGATGACCTTTTGTTTGAGCTGTCCCAAGCGGATCGCGCAGGGGTAACCGCCCGTTCCCGCCCCAATTACGACCGCATCAACCGTCCTCGTCGCCATCGATTTCTCCTTCTGTTCTTCGTGAGCCTTCTACGAGCTTTCGAGCTTACGAGATAGCGTCCCGACGCTGCTCGGCCAGATGCCAGGGCAGAACGGCGTACACGTCCTCGAACAAACTCTCGCGGGGAGGTGCCGGCATCGCCTCGACTTCGTTCACGGCTTCGCCGATCTCGAGGGCGAACTCCGCATCGAGCTTCGCGTCGACCCCTTCGTCGACGATACCGAGCACGACGAGGTGGCGCCGCAATCGGTCGAGCGGATCCTTTTTCTTCCACGCCTCGACCTCCGCCTCGGAGCGGTAACGCGTCGGGTCGTCGCTGGTGGAGTGCGCGCCGATGCGGTACGTGAGCGCTTCGATGAACGTGGGTCCCCCGCCCTCCCGCGCGCGCTTCGCGGCCGCCTCGATGACTGTGTAGACGGCAAGCAAATCGTTGCCATCGACGCGAACGCTGGGAATACCGTACGCACGGCCTTTGATGGCGATGGTGCGCGATGCGGTCTGGCGCTCGGTGGGAACGCTGATCGACCAGTGGTTGTTCTGACAAACGAGAACTGCCGGCACTTGGTAGCGTGAGGCAAAGACCATCGCGGCATGGAAGTCCGCCTCGCTGGTGGCGCCGTCGCCCATGAAGCCCACGGCGACGTGGGGCTCCTTCTTCATTTTCATCGCCCACGCGGTGCCCACGGCCTGGGGGATCTGGGTGCCGATGTTCGAGGACCAGCTGACCTGATTGACGCTGCGGCCCGAGTGGTGGCTGGGCATCTGCCGGCCCTTGAGCACGTCGCCGGAATTGCCGAACACTTGCGCGACGAAGGACACCAGCGGGAAGCCGCGCACGAGCATGATGCTCTGCTCGCGCAACGCAGGGAACACCCAGTCCGACGCCTCGAGCGCCAAGCCGGTGGCGATGGGCACGGCCTCTTGCCCCGTGCATGCGCCATAGAAGCCGACGCGCCCCTGACGCTGGAGCACGATCATGCGCGCATCGATGGCGCGGAGACGGCGCATTTCGCGGTAGGCTCGAAGGAGAAGCGCAGGATCGACTGGCTTGATGGCCGAGCGTCCGGCACCATAGTCCGCCGTGTCGTCGTCGCGCAGGACGCGGTGCAGCGCTAGGTCCGGATCGGAGGCTTGCGTGGCATCGGACATTTGCCCGCGGACTCTACATCACAGGCAATACCCGAGGTAACCCGGAAAGCCCGTGACGGTGCCCTTGCATGCGCTCCCAGCTTGGCAGCCGCCGTAGCCGGGTTCGTCTCGAACGGCGGACGCATCGAAAGGCGGCGGCTCGCCGCCCCTGAGATAGCAGAGGGTGCGGCAGATGCCGGCGTCGGGCGGCCCCAGGCAAGCCAGGCCGTCCGCGCAATGGTTCGCGAACGAGCACGGTTGCCCCACCGCTTTGCCGGGCGGCTGGACGATGTCGTTGCAGCGGTAACTGGTGCCATCGCGCTGCAGCAAGCACGTTTGTCCGGCGCCGCACGACTGGATGTGGAACGGCTTGCACGCTGGTTTGTACGAACACGCGTGGTAGAGGGGCGTTCGGCCGACGCCGCTGTCCTCGTTGGGGTAAACCAGGATTTCGCATACGCCCGGAAATCCTTCGGGAACGCTGGCTCCGCAAACGCCGTCGTCGTCCTGGCAGCAGTGCGGTGTGCATCGGGCCGTCGCGGCGTCGCCCGAGCACGCTGCACCGATGCACTCGAGGCCCGCGGCGCACTGGTTTGCACGGCCGGGGCAGCACGATGCGCCCGCGGGGCGGTTGCCGGTGCTGGCGCCGACGCACGCCGTGACGTAGCCCGCGTCGGTGCCTTGGACGATGCACTCCTGGCCTTCGGGGCAGTCCTGAAGGACGAGGTCGCACGCGGGTCCTTGCACCGCGCTGCAGTGGCCACGGGGACCGGAATCACGGCCGCCGTCGAGGGCTCCGTCCACGGTGGCGTCGCTGCCCGCGTCGCTCGGCCCATCCGAGTCGGAGCTCGAACAGGCCGCGAGCCACGCGCCGGCGGACCACACCGACAAGGTCGCGAGAAGGACGATGCAGCGATTCGCGTGCATGGGCTTACCCTCCGTCGTTGAGTCGTTGGCCGCACAAAATTTCGACGATCTGAAACTCCGACTTGTTGTCGATGCAGATGCGAAACGAGGGTCCCGCGTCCGCCGCGATGCAAGGGGCTACCTTTTCTTGGTACGCTTTGCACGGCCCACCGGCGGCGCGCAGGGTGCAGGCGCGGAAGTCGTCATCCCCCAGGGGTGAGAGCGGGCAGTTCGCAGTGCAGGCCTTGATCTCGCACTGCACCAGCGCCTGGTACTTGGCCGCGCATCCCGAGGCCGTAAAGTCGTTCGTCGCGTTCGCGATGCACGCGGCCACGTTGGGCAGCCGATGCTCGAGGCTCGTCTCGAGCAGCGCGGCTTGTTCTTTCGGTGTCGGCGTCTCGAAGATGCATGTGCTGCACTTCGCGTGCTCCGCCGAATTGCGAAACTCCTCGCACGCCTTCGAATAGTATTTGGCCGCGGTGTTGACCTCGCAGACCGAGTTGAAGGTATTCAGCTCGTCCCTGGTGCACGCGCCGCGGTACCACGCCGGAGGGCGCTCCCAATTCGGCTCGAAGTCGTTGACGCTGGCCGGAGCGCACGCGCTGCTGGCGTCGGAGCTGCCCCCGCCGCCGTCCAACGCGACACCACTGTCGGGCTTCGGTCCCAGCGGACCGGCATCGTCGCTGGACGACGAGCAGCCCGCCACCGTGCCGAAGACGCCGAAGACGCCACCGGCAACGAACGCGAGAGGGACGAGAACGAGACGTGAACCCCGTAGGGTCGAGAAGACAAAGCGAAGCACAGCGCCGGTTAGTTTAGTAAATCCGCGAGAACATGCACACTACGCAGGTGTTCCAGGTAGTCCAGGCGTACCGCATCGTCGTGGATCCGTCCCGACGGCAATTCGAAGGAGAAGTCCAGTTCGAGGTGCCGGCTCCCGGCTCTCCGGTAGACGTCGCGGTACCGACGTGGGTGCCTGGAGCTTATGGCTTCATGCGTTATGGGCGCGACGTGTTCGATGTCCACGCGGTCGAAACCCAGACCGGGACGCCCCTTCGCATCGAGCGGCGTGGGTTCGGCGGCTACCGCATCGAGGGAGCGGCCCGCTCGATCACCGTGCGTTGGCGGGCGAGCTCGTGCGATACGGCCTGGGGAGAGCTCGCCGGCTTCATCGAGGGGACGTGGGCCGTGCTGCTCGCCACCCGCTACCTCTTCGTCCCGGCGCATGTCGACGCGCCGTGCCGCGTCACCTACGAGTTTCCGCCCGGCTACGAAGTGCACCTTCCGCGCTCCGAGTACCCGAGCTTTCGCGCGCTGCTCGATGCGCCGGTCGTCGCCTGGAAAAGCGGCAAAGCTAGGGAGGGCGCCGTGACCCGCATCACGCGGCGATCCAAGGGCAAGGATCTGCACTTCGTCTTCCTCGGCAGCGCGCTCGGCTTCGAGACGGAAGCCCCGCGCTTCATCGACGACGTGTGCGCCCTCGCCGAGAGGTGCCACGACGTGTTCGGCTCGTACCCGTTCGACGCGTACACCTTCATTTTCGGCTTCGATCCGCGCTTTCACTGGGGGCTGGAGCACGCGGATGCGACGATGATCGGCCTCGGGCAGGACGTGTTCATCGACGAAGAGGCCCGCTACGCGGCGCTCCGGGTGAGCGCGCACGAGCTGGTGCACGCCTGGAACGTGTGCCGGCTGCGGCC
It includes:
- a CDS encoding thiamine pyrophosphate-dependent dehydrogenase E1 component subunit alpha — protein: MSDATQASDPDLALHRVLRDDDTADYGAGRSAIKPVDPALLLRAYREMRRLRAIDARMIVLQRQGRVGFYGACTGQEAVPIATGLALEASDWVFPALREQSIMLVRGFPLVSFVAQVFGNSGDVLKGRQMPSHHSGRSVNQVSWSSNIGTQIPQAVGTAWAMKMKKEPHVAVGFMGDGATSEADFHAAMVFASRYQVPAVLVCQNNHWSISVPTERQTASRTIAIKGRAYGIPSVRVDGNDLLAVYTVIEAAAKRAREGGGPTFIEALTYRIGAHSTSDDPTRYRSEAEVEAWKKKDPLDRLRRHLVVLGIVDEGVDAKLDAEFALEIGEAVNEVEAMPAPPRESLFEDVYAVLPWHLAEQRRDAIS
- the lpdA gene encoding dihydrolipoyl dehydrogenase, which produces MATRTVDAVVIGAGTGGYPCAIRLGQLKQKVIIVEKDEVGGVCLNWGCIPSKALISASHTYEKAKNGAVMGLLADNVRVDVPKMQDWKGGIVKKLTGGVRTLLKTNGAELIVGTARITGPNTVEITTREGQKETIDARAIVVATGSTTIELPSFKFDGKQIIGAKEAVSLREVPKRLLVIGGGVIGLELGTVYQKLGSELTVVEATPTLLPGTDPELTAVVERKLVKHGAKIFKNAKALGYEKNKDGSLAVKVDLGDGKHDTLVVDTVLVAVGMRPNSAGFGLEELGVKTDKGFVPSDLNGRTNIPSIYSVGDVSGQPMLAHKATKEGEVVAEIIAGHKAAKDWVSIPGVIFTDPEIATGGLSEAQAKERGIDVRVGKFPFTALGKAMAINETEGFIKVVADKKSHELLGVHIVGPEASNLISEGMLALEMHSFLEDLGLTVHPHPTLGEAMMEAAQHALGHAIHVMNKNQ